In the Saccharococcus thermophilus genome, ACGGAAATGACATGTGAAAGCCCCGCTTTTTCGACCTGCTGTTTCGCCGAACGGAGCGGACCATCTGCCACTTCTCCTGCTATTGCTCTCGTAATATATCCATGCAAATAAGCATAGCACGGCAAATACGCATGATCAGAGCCAATATCGGCAAGCGCCGCCCCTCTTGGAATAAAAGAAGCGACGGTTTCTAGGCGCTTCGATAGATGGAACTCATTCATCGCTTCTATTCACATCCCTTTTCTTCTTCTGTCTATTGTATCATAAACAAAAAATCCCTTCACCGAAGGCAAAGGGATTTTCATGTTATTTCAATTGAGAGAGCCATTTCGCCATTGCATCGGCTTTATCCGGCGGGACAAGACCTGAAGGCATATTGCCGCGGCCATGTTGAATAATGTCTTTAATTTGGTCAAGCGAAAGCTGTTTACCTACTCCTTTTAATGATGGACCAACCCCGCCTTCATAATTTTGCCCATGACAGCCGCTGCAGGTTTGTTGATAGAATTTTTCTGGTGTGAACTCGGCAGTTTGTTCGGTTTTCGCGCCGCCTTTTTTCTCTTTCGCGAGCTCCTTCGCGTCGCCGAGCCCTTTAAATGAAAGGGCTAGAGTAAGTCCGATCCCGAACACCATAATGATAAAAAACGGGACCAACGGGTTTCGATTCATCTTTTTTACCTCCCTTATGTATGACCATTGTTCAAAAAATAGAACCGCTGCAAACAATTTTATTTTACTGTAAATTGTTGTGAAGGAAAAGCCCCAAAATCTGATGCTCTAGGCAAAATCGCCGCGCAAACGGGCTAGCGTAAAAGAAAAACAATTAAAATTCCTGTCCCAATTATACCTGATAAAAGGAAATAAAGTAAATGGAATCGTTTTCCCATGAATATCCATAATAAGCAATTGGCGAAAACCGTTAAGGCCGTAATTGCTTTTTGTTTGGGAAAATAATATTCGCTGACTTCCATGGTTGAAAGAAGAAAAATCCATGCACCGCTAATAAGCGGAATATGAAACATATTTCGTCTTTCCTTCCACCTCCATATCGCAATAAGACATATAAGAAAAAAAAGGGCGAAAAGGAGCATTTGCAAAACGAATGACAATTCAGTAAAATAAATGACAAGAGCACTTGCTGGCAACAATAGACAAATTATTCCCGCAAGAAGAATGGTGAACACCGTTCGTCGGCGGCCTGAAACGCGATCATGCGGACGTTTTTTATCATCGCCTTCCGTATATAACGCCAGCAAATAATTACAATATTTTTCTGGAAGGAGGCGAGAACGCTTCCAATACTCAATTTCCCGCACAATTATTTCACGTCTTCGTTCATCCATACTCATCCGCCTTTCAAAAAGAAAAAAGAAAAAATAGTTTACTTCTCAAGGAATATGAAGAAGTAAACTATTGTAAAAAAGATTACTCTAAAAAGTCTTTCAGCCGTTTGCTGCGGCTTGGGTGACGCAACTTGCGAAGCGCTTTTGCTTCAATTTGCCGAATGCGTTCGCGTGTGACGCCGAAAACTTTTCCAACCTCTTCCAATGTTCGTGTTCGGCCGTCATCTAATCCGAAACGCAAGCGCAAAACGTTCTCTTCACGGTCAGTCAGCGTATCTAATACATCTTCTAGCTGTTCTTTTAACAGCTCGTACGCGGCGTGCTCAGATGGCGATGTCGCGTCTTGGTCTTCAATGAAATCGCCTAAATGCGAATCGTCTTCTTCGCCAATCGGCGTTTCCAGAGACACTGGCTCTTGAGCAATTTTTAAAATTTCGCGCACTTTTTCTGGAGTTAAATCCATTTCTTCGGCGATTTCTTCCGGGGTTGGTTCACGTCCAAGATCTTGGAGCAGTTGCCGCTGCACGCGGATCAGTTTGTTAATCGTTTCGACCATATGCACAGGGATGCGGATCGTCCGTGCTTGATCGGCAATGGCGCGCGTAATCGCCTGACGAA is a window encoding:
- the cccA gene encoding cytochrome c550; translation: MNRNPLVPFFIIMVFGIGLTLALSFKGLGDAKELAKEKKGGAKTEQTAEFTPEKFYQQTCSGCHGQNYEGGVGPSLKGVGKQLSLDQIKDIIQHGRGNMPSGLVPPDKADAMAKWLSQLK